Proteins encoded within one genomic window of Falco biarmicus isolate bFalBia1 chromosome 14, bFalBia1.pri, whole genome shotgun sequence:
- the LOC130158772 gene encoding skin secretory protein xP2-like isoform X1 — MDAVMAVKPRAATEDSESTLAAEPRGEPSTASPVPDERQDEEHMASPMSGDHPGEASAAIVSPAAHDHEGAFLLPENAVDNTATPHLAPAAENGDNETACPLPWEPWHQEAPGVLAKEDDKWEDISLELFQDPHAVPPEGQATSEQSGNTSPCSGSRDEPEDEPGTSESSAASARAGPVRLSRRPAPRPGRQDCVQRGWPFPGHPSLGKALGGGEQAGPCPLPAQPLAYSSPSSTGIAALPHTPARRRRPSLFRRVLRALRRAFSCTCITAQREQQRPAASGAHEGAGCP; from the exons ATGGATGCGGTGATGGCAGTAAAACCACGTGCAGCAACTGAGGATAGCGAGTCTACATTGGCTGCAGAGCCTCggggagagcccagcacagcctctcctgtCCCAGACGAACGCCAGGATGAAGAACACATGGCTTCTCCCATGTCTGGAGACCATCCAGGAGAGGCTAGTGCAGCCATCGTCTCCCCGGCAGCACACGATCATGAAGGGGCTTTTTTGTTGCCTGAAAATGCTGTGGACAACACCGCCAcaccacaccttgccccagcagcagagaacgGAGACAATGAGACAGCTTGTCCCCTGCCTTGGGAGCCTTGGCACCAG GAGGCGCCAGGGGTCTTGGCCAAGGAGGACGACAAGTGGGAAGACATCAGCCTGGAGCTCTTCCAGGACCCCCACGCTGTTCCCCCGGAGGGCCAGGCAACCTCCGAGCAGAGTGGTAACACATCGCCCTGCTCCGGCTCCAGGGATGAGCCCGAGGATGAGCCAGGTACGTCCGAGTCGAGCGCTGCCTCGGCCAGGGCAGGCCCGGTCCGGCTGTCCCGGCGCCCTGCACCCAGGCCAGGGCGGCAGGACTGCGTGCAGAGGGGCTGGCCGTTCCCTGGACACCCCTCCCTGGGGAAAGCCCTCggtggtggggagcaggcaggaccTTGCCCATTACCTGCCCAGCCCCTTGCCTACAGCTCTCCTTCTTCCACAGGCATCGCCGCCCTGCCGCACACCCCAGCTCGACGGCGACGGCCCTCCCTCTTCCGCAGGGTGCTCAGGGCTCTGCGCAGGGCTTTCTCCTGTACCTGCATCACGGCACAGCGAGAGCAGCAGCGCCCTGCTGCCAGCGGGGCCCATGAAGGTGCCGGCTGCCCCTGA
- the LOC130158762 gene encoding uncharacterized protein LOC130158762 isoform X2, which produces MAAHVRGKHWAKAERALVPQVPKNHPGALAKLDSWEDISTKELSQEEDIKIYSIWVNPLFPELLEGSCRPSSSGTHAAGVTAGHLQDASPDQAHSTNTEPAAAALAAAAEEEEQRSPLAPTEQEAAKAPASLFSKQGTAAQAGSQAPAPHSPTAHTVALQDAAWWDMSDVLHELEAVIQERSQQPVEQRHSAQSMDAVMAVKPRAATEDSESTLAAEPRGEPSTASPVPDERQDEEHMASPMSGDHPGEASAAIVSPAAHDHEGAFLLPENAVDNTATPHLAPAAENGDNETACPLPWEPWHQEAPGVLAKEDDKWEDISLELFQDPHAVPPEGQATSEQSGNTSPCSGSRDEPEDEPGIAALPHTPARRRRPSLFRRVLRALRRAFSCTCITAQREQQRPAASGAHEGAGCP; this is translated from the exons ATGGCAGCCCATGTCCGCGGGAAGCACTGGGCGAAGGCAGAAAGGGCCTTAGTCCCACAAGTGCCAAAGAACCACCCAGGGGCCCTGGCCAAGCTTGATAGCTGGGAAGATATCAGCACCAAAGAACTGTCCCAGGAAGAGGACATCAAGATCTACAGCATCTGGGTCAACCCTTTGTTCCCAGAGCTTTTGGAGGGGTCCTGCcgtcccagcagctctggcacacACGCGGCAGGAGTCACAGCTGGGCACCTGCAGGATGCGTCTCCTGACCAGGCACATTCCACAAACAccgagccagcagctgctgccctggctgcagctgctgaggaagaggagcagcgcTCGCCACTCGCTCCCACAGAACAGGAGGCGGCAAAGGCACCGGCTTCTCTCTTCAgcaagcagggcacagcagcacaggcagggagccaggcacctgccccacacagccccacagcccacaccGTGGCTCTGCAGGACGCAGCTTGGTGGGACATGAGTGATGTCCTGCACGAGCTTGAGGCTGTGATCCAAGAACGCAGCCAGCAGCCGGTGGAACAGCGGCACTCGGCACAAAGCATGGATGCGGTGATGGCAGTAAAACCACGTGCAGCAACTGAGGATAGCGAGTCTACATTGGCTGCAGAGCCTCggggagagcccagcacagcctctcctgtCCCAGACGAACGCCAGGATGAAGAACACATGGCTTCTCCCATGTCTGGAGACCATCCAGGAGAGGCTAGTGCAGCCATCGTCTCCCCGGCAGCACACGATCATGAAGGGGCTTTTTTGTTGCCTGAAAATGCTGTGGACAACACCGCCAcaccacaccttgccccagcagcagagaacgGAGACAATGAGACAGCTTGTCCCCTGCCTTGGGAGCCTTGGCACCAG GAGGCGCCAGGGGTCTTGGCCAAGGAGGACGACAAGTGGGAAGACATCAGCCTGGAGCTCTTCCAGGACCCCCACGCTGTTCCCCCGGAGGGCCAGGCAACCTCCGAGCAGAGTGGTAACACATCGCCCTGCTCCGGCTCCAGGGATGAGCCCGAGGATGAGCCAG GCATCGCCGCCCTGCCGCACACCCCAGCTCGACGGCGACGGCCCTCCCTCTTCCGCAGGGTGCTCAGGGCTCTGCGCAGGGCTTTCTCCTGTACCTGCATCACGGCACAGCGAGAGCAGCAGCGCCCTGCTGCCAGCGGGGCCCATGAAGGTGCCGGCTGCCCCTGA
- the LOC130158772 gene encoding uncharacterized protein LOC130158772 isoform X2 encodes MDAVMAVKPRAATEDSESTLAAEPRGEPSTASPVPDERQDEEHMASPMSGDHPGEASAAIVSPAAHDHEGAFLLPENAVDNTATPHLAPAAENGDNETACPLPWEPWHQEAPGVLAKEDDKWEDISLELFQDPHAVPPEGQATSEQSGNTSPCSGSRDEPEDEPGIAALPHTPARRRRPSLFRRVLRALRRAFSCTCITAQREQQRPAASGAHEGAGCP; translated from the exons ATGGATGCGGTGATGGCAGTAAAACCACGTGCAGCAACTGAGGATAGCGAGTCTACATTGGCTGCAGAGCCTCggggagagcccagcacagcctctcctgtCCCAGACGAACGCCAGGATGAAGAACACATGGCTTCTCCCATGTCTGGAGACCATCCAGGAGAGGCTAGTGCAGCCATCGTCTCCCCGGCAGCACACGATCATGAAGGGGCTTTTTTGTTGCCTGAAAATGCTGTGGACAACACCGCCAcaccacaccttgccccagcagcagagaacgGAGACAATGAGACAGCTTGTCCCCTGCCTTGGGAGCCTTGGCACCAG GAGGCGCCAGGGGTCTTGGCCAAGGAGGACGACAAGTGGGAAGACATCAGCCTGGAGCTCTTCCAGGACCCCCACGCTGTTCCCCCGGAGGGCCAGGCAACCTCCGAGCAGAGTGGTAACACATCGCCCTGCTCCGGCTCCAGGGATGAGCCCGAGGATGAGCCAG GCATCGCCGCCCTGCCGCACACCCCAGCTCGACGGCGACGGCCCTCCCTCTTCCGCAGGGTGCTCAGGGCTCTGCGCAGGGCTTTCTCCTGTACCTGCATCACGGCACAGCGAGAGCAGCAGCGCCCTGCTGCCAGCGGGGCCCATGAAGGTGCCGGCTGCCCCTGA
- the LOC130158762 gene encoding skin secretory protein xP2-like isoform X1, translating to MAAHVRGKHWAKAERALVPQVPKNHPGALAKLDSWEDISTKELSQEEDIKIYSIWVNPLFPELLEGSCRPSSSGTHAAGVTAGHLQDASPDQAHSTNTEPAAAALAAAAEEEEQRSPLAPTEQEAAKAPASLFSKQGTAAQAGSQAPAPHSPTAHTVALQDAAWWDMSDVLHELEAVIQERSQQPVEQRHSAQSMDAVMAVKPRAATEDSESTLAAEPRGEPSTASPVPDERQDEEHMASPMSGDHPGEASAAIVSPAAHDHEGAFLLPENAVDNTATPHLAPAAENGDNETACPLPWEPWHQEAPGVLAKEDDKWEDISLELFQDPHAVPPEGQATSEQSGNTSPCSGSRDEPEDEPGTSESSAASARAGPVRLSRRPAPRPGRQDCVQRGWPFPGHPSLGKALGGGEQAGPCPLPAQPLAYSSPSSTGIAALPHTPARRRRPSLFRRVLRALRRAFSCTCITAQREQQRPAASGAHEGAGCP from the exons ATGGCAGCCCATGTCCGCGGGAAGCACTGGGCGAAGGCAGAAAGGGCCTTAGTCCCACAAGTGCCAAAGAACCACCCAGGGGCCCTGGCCAAGCTTGATAGCTGGGAAGATATCAGCACCAAAGAACTGTCCCAGGAAGAGGACATCAAGATCTACAGCATCTGGGTCAACCCTTTGTTCCCAGAGCTTTTGGAGGGGTCCTGCcgtcccagcagctctggcacacACGCGGCAGGAGTCACAGCTGGGCACCTGCAGGATGCGTCTCCTGACCAGGCACATTCCACAAACAccgagccagcagctgctgccctggctgcagctgctgaggaagaggagcagcgcTCGCCACTCGCTCCCACAGAACAGGAGGCGGCAAAGGCACCGGCTTCTCTCTTCAgcaagcagggcacagcagcacaggcagggagccaggcacctgccccacacagccccacagcccacaccGTGGCTCTGCAGGACGCAGCTTGGTGGGACATGAGTGATGTCCTGCACGAGCTTGAGGCTGTGATCCAAGAACGCAGCCAGCAGCCGGTGGAACAGCGGCACTCGGCACAAAGCATGGATGCGGTGATGGCAGTAAAACCACGTGCAGCAACTGAGGATAGCGAGTCTACATTGGCTGCAGAGCCTCggggagagcccagcacagcctctcctgtCCCAGACGAACGCCAGGATGAAGAACACATGGCTTCTCCCATGTCTGGAGACCATCCAGGAGAGGCTAGTGCAGCCATCGTCTCCCCGGCAGCACACGATCATGAAGGGGCTTTTTTGTTGCCTGAAAATGCTGTGGACAACACCGCCAcaccacaccttgccccagcagcagagaacgGAGACAATGAGACAGCTTGTCCCCTGCCTTGGGAGCCTTGGCACCAG GAGGCGCCAGGGGTCTTGGCCAAGGAGGACGACAAGTGGGAAGACATCAGCCTGGAGCTCTTCCAGGACCCCCACGCTGTTCCCCCGGAGGGCCAGGCAACCTCCGAGCAGAGTGGTAACACATCGCCCTGCTCCGGCTCCAGGGATGAGCCCGAGGATGAGCCAGGTACGTCCGAGTCGAGCGCTGCCTCGGCCAGGGCAGGCCCGGTCCGGCTGTCCCGGCGCCCTGCACCCAGGCCAGGGCGGCAGGACTGCGTGCAGAGGGGCTGGCCGTTCCCTGGACACCCCTCCCTGGGGAAAGCCCTCggtggtggggagcaggcaggaccTTGCCCATTACCTGCCCAGCCCCTTGCCTACAGCTCTCCTTCTTCCACAGGCATCGCCGCCCTGCCGCACACCCCAGCTCGACGGCGACGGCCCTCCCTCTTCCGCAGGGTGCTCAGGGCTCTGCGCAGGGCTTTCTCCTGTACCTGCATCACGGCACAGCGAGAGCAGCAGCGCCCTGCTGCCAGCGGGGCCCATGAAGGTGCCGGCTGCCCCTGA